aattcatatcAATTACAAATCTTCCTCCTTCAATTATGCCTTTGCTTTGGTAATTCCTCAAGTTTGGTATGTTTAActgtttgacactccccctcaagttgagccaTGGTATCCCCAATGCTTAACTTGTCCAAGACTTCCTTGAAGACCTTCGGATGGACTGCTTTGGTTAGTATATCTGCAAGTTGTTCTTCAGACCGGACAAATGGAAATTCAACAATACCTCCTTCCagtttttctttgataaagtgcCGATCCACTTCTACATGCTTGGTTCTGTCGTGTTGTACTGGGTTTTCCGAGATGCTGATGGCAGCCTTGTTGTCGCAAAACAACTGACTCTTCCGAGTAGGTGGGAAACCAATCTCCGTGAGTAGCCTTCTTAGCCAAAGgatttccatgagtccacttttcattcctcggaactctgcctcggcgctAGATAGAGCtaccaccttttgtttcttgctcctccacGTAACCAAATTTCCTCCGATGAAGGTAAAGTAACCTCCCGTAGATTTTCTGTCTACgggattgcttgcccagtcgGCATCGGTGTACCCATCAATCTCCAAGTCTTCTCTCTTTGCTAGGAACACTCCGTATCCTATAGTGCCTTTCAAGTACCGCACGATCCTCAATGCTGCCTCCATATGAGTTGTTTGGggttggtgcatgaactgactcacaaTACCTACGGCGTATGCAATGTCAGGTCTCGTATGTGAAAGGTATATGAGTTTCCCGACAAGTCGTTGGTATCTTTCTCTGTCTGCGAGTTCTGCTCCTTCCTCGATCTTTAAACCATGGTTGGGAATCATTGGAGTGTTAGCCGGCTTGCACTCGAGGAGTCCGGTCTCTGTCAATAGGTCTAAGACGTACTTTTTCtgccttaggaatattccgtgtttggatctcaacacttctatTCCTAAGAAGTATTTCAATGCCCCtaggtctttcatctcaaattctttgaatAGGTTATCCTTTAATCTCTGGATTTCCTCTACGTCATCTCCggtgataatcatatcatcaacgtatataATCAGACACGTCACCTTGTTATCCCTCCTttttgtgaagagtgtgtgatcGGAGTGACTTTGGTGGAACCCGTGTTTGAGCATGGCTTGGCAGAATCTTCCGAACCAGATCCGAGGTGACTGCTTCAACCCGTACAAAGTTCTCCGTAGTCGGCATCCCTCTCCTTTGCTAAATTCCTCGGAAAAACCCGGTGGAACTTCCATGTACACTTCCTTGTTTTCTTCTAGTTCCCCATGAAGGAAGGCGTTAgttacatcaaactggtgtagcGTCCAGTCTTTGCAAGCTGCCACAGATAACAGTGCCCGCACAGTCTCCATCTTAGCTACTGGGGAGAATGTCTCTTCATAGTCCACTCCATATACCTGTGTGTATCCTTTTGCCACGAGTCTTgctttgtatctctcgattgaaccatctgctcttcTTTTTATTGTGAATATCCATCGGCATCCAACTGGTTTCTTTCCTGTTGGTAATGTGCATTTCTCCCAAGTGCCATTCTTCACAAGGGCATCTATCTCTTTtttcatggcttctctccagtgcTTATGTTTATTTGCCTCCTCAAATGTCTGTGGgatatcttcttcttcatataacGCAGCTTCAAAGGCTCGAGCCATCTCTGATAGGTGGCCTTGCGCAATATTGGATACTGCGTATTTTGCCTTTCTCCCTTTCCAGTCTGGTGAGTAGCGTCTGGGAGGTATTCCTCTGGTTCTTCTTGGGGGCAGCTCGTATGGATCTCGTGTATCTCCACTAGTTCCACCGTCCTCATTGTTCCTATCAAGGTTAGTCTCAATATCTGAACTAATTACCTCGGGATTCGAAGGCGGGGTTGACGGCCGGGCAATGTCACTTTGTTCTTCGTCTTGTATTACAGGACTTGACGGCCCGGCGGTGTTGCTAGCTGCCTCAGGTGGACCAACGTCTATGACATGGCTTGTCTGTGGATCTCCCCCTGTCTGTGGATCCCCAGTCTGAGGCTCTCCCCCTAAGTGATGGTTTTGAATACTAGGCAGCCAATCTAGGAAGTCACTGTGAGGGCTATTGTCCGAGGTTtgtgtctccccctgactactagattggGTGTAAAAATATTCCCCCTCCACAAAATCGCAATTCATGGTGGTGTGTATCCTACGGGTTTTTGGGTCATAGCATCGATAacctttctgattttttccgTAGCCTAGGAATACACATTTGAGGGCACATGGGTCGAATTTGGAGCGATCTTGTTTAGGAATATGAACAAAGACCGAGCAGCCGAAGACTCTAGGTTCGAGAGAGAGGGATGAAGGGATTTCAAAATGTTGGGAAAAAATATCTAGGGGAGTTTTAAACTGGAGTATGCCAGTTGGGAGACGGTTTATGAGGTATACGGCAGTGGCGACAGCTTCGGGCCAGAAGGATTTTGGTATTTTGGACTCAATCAAAAGGGCGCGTGTAATTTCGAGGATATAACGGTTTTTTCGTtcagctaccccattctgttccGGATTATAGGTGCATGAGGTTTGGTGAACTAGGCCTTTACTCCTAAAAAATTCTTGCATTTTCTGATTTATGAATTCCCCCCCATTATCGGACCTAAGGATCTGGATAGTGTGTTTATATTGAGTTTGAATAAGGGTATAGAAATCTACGAACTTATCAAACACGTcatgtttattttttagaaaataaatccaggtcatgcgggagtagtcatcaataaagAGAACAAAATAACGGAAACCTTGGCCCCCAGCAATGGGTGccggaccccaaacatcagaatggATTAAAGCAAAAGGTGATTTCATTCTTGTATTGTTTAGCTTGAATGAATGTCTATGGTTTTTAGCTAGCACACAAGTATCACAATGAAAAGAGTTTAAAGATCTAGCTAAATTAggaaaaagaagacgaaaataTCCTAAAGATGGgtgtcctaaccgacgatgccacaGCCAAGCCTGTCTGTCAGTTGGTCCGGGAGTCAACATCAATGcagcactctgttgggctatctcgtccacataatacagtccgtttcgctcagtgccacgcccaactatcgtccccgtcttgatatcctgtaacatgcaaaagcGAGGTTGCATTAGTAACTTGCAGTTCAGTTctttagtcacgtgactaattGATAACAGTTTATGTGACAGAGATGGGACAAAAAGGCAATTTGAGAGGCACAGAGTCGGCGAAATATTGATGGTGCCAGCCCCCATGACTTTTGCTAGGTCCCCACTGGCGGTTTGTACATACGATTTTTTTGATTTGGCAATGGATACAAAATCTGAGGCTTCGAATGAAATTGTATCGGTTGCCCCGCAGTCAAAAATCCAGTGAGGGTCTTTTTGGTCGGAAGTGGATGTGgaggaacaggctaaggcaTCAAAAGAGTTCTGGCAGGGTATTGTGGGGTTGTTTTCGAGGTGTTTCAAAGGCTGGGGTGTAATCTGCAAAGTTTTTGCAAAGGAGGGGTCTGTGTGTAATTTTCGTGTTTTGTGGTGGTTAATTCTGAATTGTGGTTTTCTGTGGGGCTGAAATTGAAGTGAATTATTTTGGTGGGGTAGATTACGGAATATAGGAGATTTTAGGGGTGGGTTGTGAGAGGTAATTTCCGGGTGGGGTTTTTCCCGGGATAAGGAAGGGTTTTGGGGCTGGTTTGAGATTTGGGGAAATTGGGTAGATAAATGGCTTATTTCGGAAACCCTAGCCGCTCCCCCTTCGTCGCCTGTGGGAACCCTAgctccttctcctcctctttcTCCGCCGGTAACCCCGGCGAAGTCACCATTGGTTGCCGATTTACCTTCGAACCAAGTCCTTGCGACGGACACGGAGCCGATTTTGGGTGGTTTCTCCTCGGTTTTGACCTCGCCACCGCTACTGCTGGTGCTGGTGCCTCCGCTGCCGCCCGTCGGGCCCTCGACGTTGGTGGCGCGGTTATGAGCGACGGCGGCTGATGCCCTGCCGCCTCCTCTGCCTCCTCCGGTTCGTCCTCCATTTCGGGCCTGCCTCGcccttttcatttcttcccaccACTCGGGGAACCCGTGGATGTGGAAACACGTATCTCTGGTGTGTTTTCTTCCTCCACAATGGCTGCATGTTAGTTTACTTTTATCATCCTCCTTGTGGTAGCTAGGGTTCCTCGGTGATTGATATTGTTGTGATGTTTGTGCTCTGTTCCGATCGAATACCGCAAGACCCGCTCCTATTCCAGGCTCCTGTGTATCTGGATTGAGTAGTTTTTCATTGACGGATTCCCTCCTGACCAATCCGTATGCCTTCCTTGCGGTTGGAATGGGATCCATGTTAAGGATTTCCCTCTTGATTTTGCTGTATTTGTGATCATCCAGTGCCCACATAAACTGGTACAATCGGTGTCTTTGAGTGTGTTGATTGTACTTCTCTATGCTCGCCGGAGTATCCATCGGGTTTGGGTCTCTGGTATCGATTGATATCCAGAGATCCTGGAGTTTCTGCCATAGTTGTTCTAGGGTTAAGTCCCCTTGTTTGATACTGTATGCCTGTCTGTGCAGGTCTGATATCTGGAATTGATCGGCGCCGCTTCCATACGTTGTGGCTAGACTATCCCACAAGTCGTAAGCCGTCTCGTATTGGGAAACCTCATTCACGAGGCTGGCGTCGATATTGCTTATGATCCAATTGAAGCAACAATCGTCTCTCTGCTGCCATCGGTTGTAGTCTGGATCTGTCGGAGAGGGAGGGTCTGTAACTCCAGTAATGTGAGATGCCAGACCCTTCCCTCGGATCCCCCGACTCATCAGTTTAGCCCATAACGGATAATTATCTCCGTTGAGCTTCTCGGCTAGACGTACTTCGCCTAGTGATTCGTTTGATGAAGGCTGTGGATTTTGGGTTTTTTGAGACATGCTCAATCTCATAAACTCAGCGAATTGTTCGGCTGAGAGTGTAATTGGTGGGTTATTGGATTCTGACATGGTTCTTTTTTTGGTTGGTGTTTGCAGGTTCAAATGGTCGGGAAAGGTACTTGAGACGGTGATGATATTGCTCTGAGTCTCAAGCCCGAATCgtcccgctctgataccatcttatcgatggtaatcgagagaatCGGAATGGCTATGCATATTGAAAGTGCAGAATCTGGAGTGAAGAGTTTGTATTATTTCTTGTGTATGAATTACATCGATTTCTCTCCCTTTAGTAGGGAAGAGTACACTGTATTTTAGGAAAAGAATCAGCCTATTCTAAGGCAATGTACtacaaattaaattcatatcAATTACAAATCTTCCTCCTTCAATTATGCCTTTGCTTTGGTAATTCCTCAAGTTTGGTATGTTTAACTGTTTGACAGAATTAATTCAATCAGGTGAGCGAAATAAATTCAACTCAAACCCAAAAGAAGTTACACCTATATCATACTTAGAGAGAGTTTGAATAACAAACATCAAAatctaatattattattatcacaaATTTAAATGAACATGTTTActttatgcaaaataaatagagagagagagagaggaagggcatacaaaaataaatttagatgACATTTGTCCACATCATTAACATGTACTGCATCCGTACAACCTGTCAtactttcaaattttatttcatatagTAATTCGAGTTTACCAAAGGACTCTTCCTCACTTAGGGGGgatgggatcccctgctgtgctctccaccacagcaggggctgctgccTCTCCCATcccaattttatatattaaatttatttttttttataattcaaatatattattaaaaaattaagatgGGTGAggcagcagcccctgctgtggtggagagcacagcaggggatcccatcCCCACTTAGGGCTGTTCGGTTTGTATCTCATAGTTAAATAGTATGTACTTTATTATGTTTGGTTATGATATTCTGAAAGAAAAAATCAATACTCCCAAATACCAAGAACAAATAATCAATACGGTGTAATATATTACAGAAACAATTACTACATGCATTCAATTTAACGCAAATTGCAAAGCTAATTAGTCAAGGATAAATCCTAAAATCAATTTTGCTAACAATAGTGGTAAATacctttaaaataaaattatgatctCCAATGATTGATGACTTGGTCGAGTTTGGTTTTTCCTccttgcaaaagaaaaagactTTTACTCTGCAGAGCACGAAAATATGTAATGCAGAtcacatatttataattaaaacttTTAAAAAGATGAACATAATCTGGAAAACTAAAGTATATCTTTTTTTTACTCCACCCGAATTTTAATAAACATAAATATGgagataaatatattttatacatatatCCTCCAGAATTCCCACAGGAGTATGACGTGCCAATTGCCATCATCCATATCTGCTCTGGATTCCCACGAAACTATGAATTTTCATCATACATATATGATATATGCagattaaaatcttttattaatGGAATATATATGGAAGTCATAAAAATCACTTAcctcttttaattttgatttatttctaCTCTCCTACACTGATAATATGATTAAAAAAAGTAGggcaaattataaaataaatcacGACTCAAATTCTGGAATATCCCACActtttttaaaatctaaaaattaaataattaaatatgaatatttagaaaaaaaacgGAGGGGAAAAGCGCATCCGAAGATTCTGATCTGGGATTATTACAATAAATCATTGAATAAATGAATCAACGTTTAACATTTCAAatcacatatacacacacatgtGAGAGAGTATACAGATTGCTAAAATATACAGCACAAACATGGGCACAACCTCTTTACCTATCACGCGTCCTTAATCTTATGAACAAAAGAATTGATTAGCACTAGACTCGCATCATCCCTGAAAAATCCTCTGCTCACCGAACCCATTTCCCAACAACGAAGCATCGCGAACCAATAATTGAGAATCGCAACAACTCTCGTCCTCAAAGCTCCTCCGCTTTCATAAGCCTCGGGTCTTCAAGAAATAACCGGTTTTTTTCCAGCTTTGCAGCGACGGGTGGGGTTGGCAGCAATCGAAAACATACAACGAACTGAAAATGTTAAAATACGACAGTTTGACCTGTAAAACCATCTTGCAGCTGTAGAGAGCTATCTTTCATCAAGTTTAAGCTCAAGCTCTTGAACCTTTCTCTTGAATACTGTCGCGAGGCCTTTCTCCAGTCTGTCCCTGTTTTCATCATTGCCACAAACTCATCGTAGCTAATTTTCCCGTCCTGCAAGAGCCCCAATTGTGATAATGAGCACTCAGTTACTAATTACCGATATAAAAGAAGATGGCAAGAATTTAGGGTCTTCAACCTTGTCAGTATCGACTTCGCTCATGATGTTGTTAAGTACATCAAGTTCGGGTTCACCTGAATCGTCCACTAAAGCTTCTCGTAGCTCCTCTAGTTCTATGTACCCACTCCCATCTTTGTCGAAGAACGTAAATGCTTTGCGGAAATGCTCATCGTTCTCCATCCTCTGTAGGTGGATTGTAACAGCCACAAATTCTCCATAGTCCAACACACCGTTCCCATCAACATCAGCCTATTAAATTTAGAGACAAGTTCTTGAGTTAGGACACTTGCAAAAATCTGGGTTTTAGGAATAAAGATAAAGATATTGCAAAAATCTGGGTTTTAGGGAGTAATACTTTCTATACCACTAGATAAGAGTGAACTGGGTAATCTTGAACTCACATCTGATTCTAAAAGAAAAAGTTCAACATTGACAAATATTTCTAGTTTTTAACAGTGAGGGGTATTTGATGCTTTCAAGACTGAGATTTGGATACTAACCACATCCATTAGCAGCCTTATCTCAGGATCTGCAAGCTGGGAACCCACTTTCCTCAAACCAGCTTTTAGTTCCTCAAATGTCACCTTCCCATCATCATCAGTATCCATCAATGCAAACATATCTCTAATTATTTCTACCTCTTCAACAGACAAATGTTCCGCGATTACCTACACGGTTGTGTTACGATCAGATGATCATTACCAGAGTGAAGTAACTAAAGATTAAAAAACATGGCAGAGTGTAACTCATGCATCCGTCACTAAGCAACATCAAGTCTCAGTTTTACGTTTATATATGGCTGTAGATAACCAATTATCATTTTCCTAAATTTAGTAGACTGTGCTGAGGAAGAACTTTGTGTTTGCAATATCTAAGTCTACCAATACATAAGGCTAGATGCTTACCCTCAGTGCTTTCTTCTTGAATCTGTTCATTCCAGAAAATTGTTTGAGTCTTGCTCTTACAATATCCCCCAAAGGTACATTTGGAGCCTTTTTCGCATTTTGTATCCATGGATGCTCTGCTCAAAACCACATAGTACATGTTAGAACTGTTGCACAAAAACAAGATGTTGCATAAATTTCATCTCTTGTTTTGCAAGATTAACAAACTATGATATGCTCTGATACTCATTTTTTACTCCAACATACATATTTGCATTAAATTTTATTCTCATATAACAAGATTTCAACCAATTAATAATCCATACTTTCATAGGCTTTTGTGGTTcctacatttataaaaaaactgCTATAAACAAGTGAGATATGAACAAGTAAACCTTTCCAGGATTTGGTAGAAATTTAGGGTGACTCCAGTATATGTTCACTAGAACAAACAGTTTAGGAGAATGGATAGTGGTTCCGGTTAGGAAGTGCAAGAAGTAGATGCGCAAAAAATGACTTCCTTAGCTCAAAACTTTCAGATTTTTTAGAGTTACTCCTTTTGTTCCACTCAAAGTGACACATTTCTGAAATGAAGCCACCAtactctctactttattctatctcctacttcattctctctccacttaacgaACTAAATAACACTACATAAGACAATGTGTCGTAAAAGAAATGCTTCGCtaaatgaaaatgagagagtactatttattgattttgatgTTTTATGGAATAGAATTTAAAAGAATCAGATAACTTTTCTCACTGTCACATCTTTCCTCCTCAGCATGCAAGCTCACAATTATTTGCAATCAAAGTATCCATGAATAACACAAACACTACCTCTCTCACTTTTCTACAAAAGTGTGGTTTGAAAATATTAGACAAACTCACCAAGAACCTGCTCGGCTGTCAAACGCTTTTCGGTGTCTGGCTCCAGCATTTGCCTAACAAGGTTTTTTGCACTTTCAGAAACCTGTGGCCATGGCTCCCTCTTGAAATCAATCACACCTCTCAAAATCGCAAGCGCTACACCTTGCTCGCTTTCTGCATTGAGCAACAAACAGAGCAATATCTCATGTGGTGTCCTGCTTATTGGCTCTAAGATTCGAATCAAAACGAGAAAAGACAATGAAATGAAGAGTATACCTGCCCAAAACGGAGGAACACCACACAATAGAATATACAGAATCACTCCAGCACTCCATATATCAATTTCAGGTCCATAGTTTCGCTTCAATACCTCCGGCGCCATATAATACGGACTTCCCACGATTTCAGAAAACCTTTCACCTGATTACAGAAATAGTGATTTAGCAAAATTTAAGTTCAAACATAAAATTTGAATCCCCTCCATTACGTATCACCAATTTTCAGTTAAGTTTTATCAATCCTCGATTGGAGTTTATTCATCACAATTAGGATTTGATAGCAAACCCACCAGGCTTGAAGAAGACCGACAAGCCGAAATCGATGACTTTGAGAGCCGAATTCTCCTTCTTGTTAGCGAAGAGGAAATTCTCCGGTTTCAAATCCCTATGCATAACGCCGTTCTGGTGGCACATCTGGACGACCTGAACTACGGTCTTGGCGACTGTGGCGGCCGCCCTCTCGCTGTAGTGGCCCCGCGCCACGATCCTGTCGAAGAGCTCGCCGCCCTCGCAGAGCTCCATCACGAGGTGCACAGCCTCGCTGTCCTCGTAGGCGGCGCGCATCTTCACGACGTTGGCGTGCTCCGGCAGGCTGGACATGATCGCCACCTCGCGGCGGACGTCCTCGACGTCGACGGCGGTGCGGAGCTTCTTCTTCGAGATCGACTTGCACGCGAGCGCCTCGCGCGTCTCGCGGTCGGTGCAGAGGTAGGTGACGCCGAACTCGCCACGGCCGAGCTCGCGGCCGAGGACGTACTTGTCGGAGATCCGCGTGCGCGGCATGAAGTCCTTCAGCACGCGGATCGGAGCCGGGGATCGGGAGTAGGGATTGGGGAAGTGCTCGCCGCGGTGGTTTTTGCGGGGTTTTGAATTTGGGGGCTCCGTTTCGGGAGGTCGGATGCACGCGTTGCAATTCCCCATGGAGGAGAGTTTTGAGGTCGAAGAGTTCTGAAGTAATGAGAATTTGCAGCGCCGCCGTcagtagtggtggtggtggtgccgtggaagaagaagaagaatgtaATTTTGGTGGAAAAGTGTTGGTGTTTAAAAAAGGAGTTTTTATAAGAGCATCAACAATATTGGATGAGCCAGCAGAAGAGCGACCAACGAGCCGCTCGTCCATCGCGCTCATCCACTATTGAGACCAGCGTCCCGCTCAGAGTACTATAACATGTACGCTTGGCCCCAGATGGCAGGGATGATGCCCTAAATGGCGGGCATGAGTGCCGGCACGACCCAGATGAGCGGGATGATGCAGGGGCAGCCGGCCACTGCTGGGTCGCCCGGGGACAATGTATATCGCCCCACTATTGATTTCTTTACAGGGGCATCCCAGACCTGTACTCCACTGGAGTCTCAGTACACTTCTGCTGAGACTTTCTCACTGAAGGAGTTGGGTCTATCTCCGGTTAGGGTGCCTCCCACTGAGAGTCCACCGGCGGCAGGCCGTCGGGGTGGTTCGAAGAAAGGCAAGGGTAGAGGAAAGGGCAAGGGGGTCGCGGGTGAGTCCTCGCAGTCGAGGGCTGAGGCGGAGGAGGCGGGGGCTGAGGCGGATGACGACTACGATGAGACACGGCGGACCGTGTGGAGTGAGGAGGAGTGTGTGGCTTTGTCAAAAGACTGGATCAATGTCTGCGATGATCTCATTTGCTCGAGTAACCAGAGGATCGACAACATGTGGGAACGCATCTCCCAAGCCTACTGTTCGTTTAAACCGGCGGATGGAAGGTATCACACGGCTAAAGAGTGCCGGAAGACATGGGACCGACCGAAGACCGCTATCTCCAGATTTGCCGGCCTATACGAGAACAACGGTCGCATGCTTACCAGCGGCCAGACCATGGAGGATATGAAGCGGATGGCGATGGCGATGGCGGAGTTCCCCGAGCGCGGCAAGCACGACACGTTTAACCACTGGGACTCCTATGTGGTGCTGATGGAGTCGGCAAAGTTTAGGGCGGGTGTCGCCGTTGGCTGGCCGAAGCAACAGAAGATCAACTCCAGCTGCAACTACAGCAACAGCGCCGGCTCCACCGACCTCCCCGATGATGCCGAAGATATCCCGAGTCCTCCCTCGTTTAaccgtcgccgtcgtcgcctGATTGGGCAAAGGACGGCGATGCGGGCGTCTAGGGGAGGCGCCAGCAgcgggtcccaggaggtccaatcggcagcCCCTGCAGCATTTCAGCCGACCCTCGAGTTCTCCCATATTGCCCATATTCAACATCATACGAACATGATAGAAACCATCAAGGAGTGGAGAGCGACCGATGACCCCATACACAAGGAGATGTTGCAGGGGGTCATCGACTTGATGAGGCGTGATGCTGGGCTTCCACCCATCAGCGGTGGGGGAGCATCTGGGGACTCCGACGCCGCCGCGACTGGCGTAGGGGACGAAGAGGAGCGAGAGGGGGGGTCGCGTGTGTCAAAGCTTGGggatggtttttttttattttctctttgaactatgtattttttttaattatgtatgtttttttatttatataaaatgttcGCATTtactccgtattcgtgtcgaaattttaattttgtatttaaatttcgTATAAAATGTGAAATTGTGTTGTTGAGATGTCCTAgtgctagtccactattgtgcagtgagaagtcctagtgatgtgACAGTGAgatgggaagtccttatgacgtggcagaatgtgtttttgggaagtcctagtgctaGTCTGTGGGGAAGTCCTTGCTATTGTGGATAAGGATATCAATCGGgtcagcccaccgggtttcgggccaaccctattcgggttgcgggtcaatcgggtgcaggctaatcgggttgtggtTTTTCCGAGTTAAAAtggttcaaccctaaccctaaaagctcgggtttcgagTGAGCccatcgggttgctaccgataaattaacatgcgatcaatccaataaataatggtgacaattagttatatttataaaatataaaatatttaattatgataaatttgagatatatgcttaaactcaaacataaatatgatcaaatactaatattagagattaatgcaaaataaaatataaatatcaagaaattttaaagcatgtttagaaatttaaatatatattttagtgaatttgaagtttctaattaatttatctattattatattaataaaaacttaatatataatttatatatttaatatataaa
This portion of the Salvia splendens isolate huo1 chromosome 10, SspV2, whole genome shotgun sequence genome encodes:
- the LOC121750171 gene encoding calcium-dependent protein kinase 10-like, giving the protein MGNCNACIRPPETEPPNSKPRKNHRGEHFPNPYSRSPAPIRVLKDFMPRTRISDKYVLGRELGRGEFGVTYLCTDRETREALACKSISKKKLRTAVDVEDVRREVAIMSSLPEHANVVKMRAAYEDSEAVHLVMELCEGGELFDRIVARGHYSERAAATVAKTVVQVVQMCHQNGVMHRDLKPENFLFANKKENSALKVIDFGLSVFFKPGERFSEIVGSPYYMAPEVLKRNYGPEIDIWSAGVILYILLCGVPPFWAESEQGVALAILRGVIDFKREPWPQVSESAKNLVRQMLEPDTEKRLTAEQVLEHPWIQNAKKAPNVPLGDIVRARLKQFSGMNRFKKKALRVIAEHLSVEEVEIIRDMFALMDTDDDGKVTFEELKAGLRKVGSQLADPEIRLLMDVADVDGNGVLDYGEFVAVTIHLQRMENDEHFRKAFTFFDKDGSGYIELEELREALVDDSGEPELDVLNNIMSEVDTDKDGKISYDEFVAMMKTGTDWRKASRQYSRERFKSLSLNLMKDSSLQLQDGFTGQTVVF